Part of the Pseudomonas sp. ADAK13 genome is shown below.
AGCATTAACGGCAGAAGGCCATATGCTCGCTTGTTGGGGCCAGCATGACAAGCATGCTAAATAGCCAGCTACCCTTTATGTCCCCTTTCCACGCCTCAAAAGCCTGCCGCAGTCTCCTGGCACAACTGGCTCGCCAGCATGCCGAGGGTCATCAACGCGCGCTCGGCCTCGCGGTTCCACGGTGTACCGCAGTTCAAGCGAATACAGTGGTTGAACTGTTCCGTATTACTGAAGATCAGCCCCGGTGCAATGCTGATGCCCTGCTGCAAGGCGCGCACGTGCAGTTCCTGGGTATTGACCCGCCCGGGCAAACTGACCCACAGGATAAAACCGCCGGTCGGACGGGTCATCTGCGTGCCTTCGGGAAAGTACTGCTGCACCGCCAACTGGAAGGCGCTGAGATTTTTGCGGTATTCCTGGCGGATATAGCGCAAATGCCGGTCATAACCGCCGTTTTCCAGGTAGGCCGCCGTGCCCATCTGGGTCACGCTGCAAGCCGAATGGGTGCTGAACATTTGCAGGCGCTGGATTTCCTGCTGGTATTTGCCGGCGATCATCCAGCCGATGCGGATGCCCGGTGACAAGGTCTTGGAGAAGCTCGAGCAGTAGATGACCCGGTCGAGGCGGTCGTAGGCTTTCAGGGCCTTGGTGCGGCCCAGCTCGAACATCAGTTCGCCGTAGATATCGTCTTCAACCACCTGGATATCGAAATCCGACGCCAGGCGCAGCAGCTGTTTCTGCCGCTCTTCGGGCATGGTGCCGCCCAACGGGTTGCTCAGGCGCGTGGTCAGCACCAAGGCCTTGATCGACCATTGGTTGGCCGCCAGTTGCAGGGCTTCCAGGCTCATGCCGGTGGCCGGGTCGCTGGGGATTTCGATAACTTTGAGGCCGAGCAGATCCGCCAGTTGCAGCAAGCCGTAATACGTTGGCGATTCGGCGGCGATCAAGTCGCCCGGCCGCGTCAGCACCCGCAACGACATCTGCAACGCGTCCACGCACCCGTGGGTGATCACCACTTCGGACGGATCGACCACCACGCCGGCATCGCGCATGCGGATTGCCACCTGGCGCCGCAGCGGTTCAAAACCGGGGCTGAACATGTAGCTGAACGCCCGCGGGCTCTGGAAGCGTGTGACCTTGGCCAGTTGCTGGTGCAGCGCCCGTACAGGCAAATAATCGACACTGGGCACGGCGGCGCCCAGCGGGAACACGCCTTCGCGGCGGGATTCCACCAACACCTGTTGAATGATGCTGCTGCGGGTGACCAACCCTGGACGCTCGACCCGGGCGATGTCCGGCGTGGGCGCGGTAAGCGCCGGCGTCTGGTGCACGTAATACCCGGACTGCGGCCGCGCACGAATCAAGCCCTGGTCTTCCAGGTTCGCGTAGGCCTGCAACACGGTGGCGTGGCTGACGTTGAGCTGGGAGCTCATTTTGCGCACCGAAGGCACGCGCTCGCCCGGTTGATAGACACCGCGGCGAATATCCTCAGCCAGTTGCTGGGCGATACGTTGGTAAAGCAACAGATTGGTCATGACGCAGCACTCGATTTCACGGGTATTTTATTTTTGTGTGAAACATACCGGCACAGTTTAGAAGTGTACGGGGACAGTTGCCACAATAGTCGAGCACGGGCGGCAGTGATAGAAAAAACTGTAAGGGTGGCGAACTGAATCGCAGGCACAAAAAACCCGGGAGATTCCCGGGTTCCTGTGACACTGGTTGTTCAGCGGGCGGCGCCCAGCTGGCCTTTCTCATCGGAGAACACAATCTCCACCCGGCGGTTCTGTGCCCGGCCACGCTCAGAAGCGTTGGCTTCAACCGGGTACTGATCGCCGTAGCCTTCGACCTGGATGCGTTTTTCATCGATGCCCAGGTCGTTCAGCACATCCGCCACGGCCTGCGCGCGGTCCCGGGACAGTTTGAGGTTTTCCGGCTGGCCACCGGTATTGTCGGTGTAACCCTCGATGCGCACTCTGCGCTTGGGGTTCAATTGCAGGAACTGCACGACTTTCAGCACCGTGCGGTTGGCCGAGTTTTGCAGCTCTGCCTCGCCGGTGTCGAACAGCACGTCACCCAGGGTCATCACCAGGCCACGATCGGTCTGGACGGTGGTCAGGCTGGCGATCTGTGCCTCCAGCCATTTGCCCTGTTGCTGCACGCTGCTCAGCTTGGCTTCCCGCAGGGCCAGTTGCAGGCGCTGGCGTTCCAGCTCCAGCTTGACCCCGCGTTCCTGATTCAGCGCCTGCTCGGTGTGTTCCCGGGCAATCGCGCTGTAGCGCTGGCTCAGGTAAGCGTAATGGGCCACATCGGCGCCGCTGCCCCAGAAGCTGGAAAAACGCTCGGCACGGGCCAGGGACTCACCGGCGCGGATCACGTCCTTGGGCGCGATACGCAGCACATTTGAATCTTCCTTGACCTTCTGGAAGTCACTGCTCGCCTGTTGCAACGCGACGTTACTGTCAGGATGGGTCGCGCAACCGCCGAGCGCGCTGCCCAGCAACAGCACACAGCTCAACCCTCGGATCAACGGGCTCATTGGGCATCTCCCAACTGCAGTTGCTTGCGCAGGCGGGTGATACGGGTGTTGAGCACGTTCAGTTGCTCCTGGCTTTTGCGGGTCAGCACCCGCGCTTCTGCCAGGCGGGCGTCCAGCTCGGCTTCTTCAGCCTGCATGCGGGCGTCCTTGTAGGATTGATCGGCCATGTCGGCCTGGGCCTGGGAGAACTTGTCTTCAGCCAGCTTCAGCTCGGGCGAGTCATCGGCGACGGCGCCCACGGCGTTGGCTTGTTCCAGCGCTTGCTGGGTCAGGCGTATTTGTTCATTCGGCGCAGGATCGGCTGCACATCCCGCCAGAGCTACAACGGCGAGGGCCGCGAAAAGAGGTCGAATAGTCACTGAAAATCCCTACTTTGTTGGGGTGCCGACGGGTTGCTGCAACTGCGCTTTCCAGCGCGCAAGATTGCTCTGCAGCGCGGTTTCCGCCAGACCGGACGCGGGCAATTCTGTCATCTTTTTGGCGAGCTGTCCGCGCAACCACGGATCGTTGCAGGCCGAGTTGTGGGAAATGGCCAGGTACAGGCCCGGCTGGTCGATGGGTATTTCGCGCGCCACCAGGTCGTTACTCATGCCCAGGGTCTGGGCCATGGCCATGCCGGAATAACGCCCGGCGAGCACGTAGTCCACTTCCCCCAGCAGCAGTTTCTGGAACGCCGGGGTCAGGCTGGGCAGGCGTTGCAGGGTCAGTTGCTCACCGGCGAAGGTTTCGAAGTCGCGGCTCAGGCGCGCCCGCTCCGACACCGCGCCCTTGTGACCCTGCAGGTCGCTGGCCTGGTGGTAGGCCAGGGCCGAGTCCTTGCGGGTCCAGACCAGGTAATCGGTTTGCACCAGCGCCGGGTGGATGTAGTCGAGGGCGTCCAGGGCGTCGAGGGTCAATGGCGCGTCGGCGAGGATATCCATGCGCCCGCTGCGCACCTCTTCCAGCGCCAGGGAGCGCTTGCCGCCGTACAGCAGGTCGATTTTCACCCCGAGGTCCTTGGCCACTTGCTGCAACACGTCAGCGGTGGCGCCGATCAGGTGCGTGGGGTCCTGGGGATCACGCCACAGGTAGGGCGGTGCGTCCGGGCTGCCGGTGATCACCAGGCGATCACACTTGCCGGCCGCCAGCGACACGGTCGGCAGCAGTGACAGGGCCAGCAGTACAGTCCAGGGGCGCAATTCCATGGCTTGGTTCTCCCATTCAAAAATTGCCGGGCAAAAAAAAGCCCGGTCAAAAGACCGGGCTCTTTATAAGTGAAGCGGCTGGATTAGACCAGCTTCTCCAACTCGGGTACGGCTTCGAACAAGTCCGCCACCAGGCCGTAATCAGCCACCTGGAAGATCGGTGCTTCTTCGTCTTTGTTGATCGCAACGATCACTTTGGAGTCTTTCATACCGGCCAAGTGCTGGATCGCGCCGGAGATACCGACCGCGATGTACAGCTGTGGCGCAACGATCTTGCCGGTCTGGCCGACCTGCATGTCGTTCGGTACAAAACCTGCGTCGACGGCAGCGCGGGAAGCGCCGACCGCAGCGCCCAGCTTGTCGGCCAGGGCGTACAGGTGCTTGAAGTTGTCACCGTTCTGCATGCCACGGCCGCCGGAAACGACGATCTTGGCAGCGGTCAGTTCCGGACGATCGGACTTGGCCAGTTCTTCGCCAACAAAGCTGGAAGTGCCAGCGTCGTGAGCAGCCGCAACCGCCTCAACCGCAGCCGAACCACCTTCAGCAGCCACCGGGTCGAAACCGGTGGCACGCACGGTGATGACTTTTACCGAGGCAGTGGACTGCACGGTAGCGATGGCATTACCGGCGTAGATCGGACGCTTGAAGGTGTCGGCGCTTTCTACCGAAACGATCTCGGAGATCTGGTCAACGTCCAGCTGCGCAGCAACGCGCGGCAGGATGTTTTTGCCGTTGGAAGTGGCGGCAGCCAGGATGTGGCTGTAGCCAGCGCCCAGCTCTGCCACCAGCGGGGCAACGTTTTCCGGCAACTGGTGAGCGTAGGCCGCGTTGTCGGCGACCAGGACTTTGCTCACGCCAGCGATTTTTGCAGCGGCTTCAGCAACGGCGCCAACGTTTTGGCCGGCGACCAGGACGTGGACATCACCACCGATTTTGGCGGCAGCGGCCACGGTGTTCAGGGTGGCCGGGGCCACAACCTTGTTGTCGTGTTCTGCGATTACCAAGATAGTCATGATTAGATTACCTTCGCTTCGTTTTTCAGTTTCTCGACCAGTTCAGCCACCGACTTGACCTTGATGCCCGCGCTGCGTGCAGCCGGCGCTTCGACTTTTACGGTCTTGTTGGTGGAGGCGGTGGAAACGCCCAAAGCATCCGGAGTCAGCACTTCGAGAGGCTTCTTCTTGGCTTTCATGATGTTTGGCAGGGACGCGTAGCGCGGCTCGTTCAAACGCAGGTCGGTGGTGACGATGGCTGGCAGTTTCAGGGAAACTGTTTGCGCGCCGCCGTCGATTTCGCGGGTCACGGCAACCTTGTCGCCGCTCACTTCGACTTTCGAAGCGAAGGTGCCCTGGCCGTAACCGGTCAGTGCAGCCAGCATCTGGCCTGTCTGGTTGTTGTCGCTGTCGATGGCTTGTTTGCCGAGGATCACCAGCGATGGCTGTTCCTTGTCGACAACAGCTTTCAACAACTTGGCAACGGCCAGGGAAGTCAGCTCTTCAGCGGATTCGACGAGGATGGCGCGATCGGCACCCAGCGCCAGGGCGGTACGCAACTGCTCTTGAGCAGTGGTCGGACCGATGGAAACGACGACGATTTCAGTCGCAACGCCTTTCTCTTTCAGGCGTACGGCTTCTTCCACGGCGATTTCGCAGAACGGGTTCATCGACATCTTGACGTTAGCGAGGTCGACGCCGGAATTGTCCGCCTTGACGCGAACTTTCACGTTGTAATCGACAACGCGTTTGACAGCTACAAGAACCTTCATGGATTCCTCGTTACTCTCCGGTGAAAAGAAAGTCGCCTAGGCGAACCTGGCGGTTGATGCTCATCGGCACACAAGGGCACCTCCAAAAACGTCACGGACTCACACAACAATGGGATAGCGATGACCGTTCGTCAGTGGTGACCAAGAAGTCATTCTTTATCGCAGCGTGTAAACTGCGCGCCATCGTTTGGGCGCGCGTCACCTGTCTTGCTTTTGGACGTGCTCTTGAAACCTGCTGTCTGCCTACGGTAAGCGCAAAACCGACCGTATATTGACCGGAACACCTATTCTGGTCAATACGGCAAAATAGCCAGTCATAAGCCGCGCCTCTTTGATTTACCTAGCCTGCGGGCAATTCAAACAAACGTTTGTATTGGACGCTGAGAGTGGTGTAGATATAATGCGCCACCTAGAGAGAAAGGTGGGTCGTCCCCTGCCCCTTGCATGAAATTTCTGCAGGCACTGTGGGACGAATTACCGAACCTCCACCCATTAGAAAAAAAGCCGTTGAGCCTTGAGTAGGAGATAGCCTGTGGAACGCGAATACATGGAATTCGACGTGGTCATCGTCGGCGCTGGCCCGGCAGGCCTGTCTGCCGCCTGCCGATTGAAGCAGAAGGCCGCCGAAGCCGGTAAGGAAATCAGCGTCTGCGTGGTCGAAAAAGGCTCCGAAGTCGGCGCTCACATCCTGTCCGGTGCGGTGTTTGAACCCCGTGCCCTGAACGAATTGTTCCCGGACTGGAAAGAACTCGGCGCCCCGCTCAACACACCTGTTGTGCGTGATGACATCTATGTACTGCGCTCCAGCGAAGCTTCCACCAAGGTGCCTGACTTCTTTGTGCCCAAGACCATGCACAACGAAGGCAACTACATTATCTCCCTGGGCAATCTGTGCCGCTGGCTCGCCCAGCAGGCCGAGAACCTGGGCGTGGAAGTCTACCCGGGCTTCGCCGCCCAGGAAGCACTGTTCGACGAGAATGGCGTGGTGCGCGGGATCATCACCGGCGACCTCGGTGTCGACCGTGAAGGCAACCCGAAAGAAGGCGTCTACACCCCAGGCATGGAGCTGCGTGGCAAGTACACGCTGTTCGCCGAAGGTTGCCGCGGGCACATCGGCAAGCAACTGATCCAACGTTTCAACCTGGACAGCGACGCCGACGCCCAGCACTACGGCATCGGCCTGAAAGAAATCTGGGAAATCGACCCGGCCAAGCATCAGCCAGGCCTGGTGGTACACACCGCCGGCTGGCCGCTGGACATCATGAGCGCCGAAAACACCGGTGGTTCGTTCCTCTATCACCTGGAAAACAACCAGGTGGTCGTCGGCCTGATCGTCGACCTGTCCTACAGCAACACCTTCCTGTCGCCGTTCGACGAGTTCCAGCGCCTCAAGCATCACCCGGTGCTGGCCCAGTACCTGGAAGGCGGCAAGCGCATCAGCTACGGCGCCCGCGCTATCTGCAAAGGCGGCCTGAACTCGCTGCCGAAAATGGTCTTCAAGGGCGGCGCGCTGATTGGTTGCGACCTCGGCACCCTGAACTTCGCCAAGATCAAGGGCAGCCACACCGCCATGAAGTCCGGCATGCTCGCCGCTGACGCCGTGGCCGACCGCCTGTTCGCCGAATCCGAAGGCGGCGACGAACTGACAGCGTACGTCGACAGCTTCAAGAACAGCTGGCTCTACGAAGAACTGTTCGCCAGCCGTAACTTCGGCCCGGCGATGCACAAGTTCGGCCCGATCATCGGTGCCGGCTTCAACTGGTTCGACCAGAACATCCTCGGCGGCAAAATGCCGTTCACCCTGCACGACACCAAGCCTGACTACGCCTGCCTGAAGCTGGCCAAAGACAGCAAGAAAATCGACTACCCGAAACCCGACGGCAAGCTGAGCTTCGACAAGCTGAGCTCGGTGTTCATCTCCGGCACCAACCACGAAGAAGAACAGCCGTGCCACCTGAAGCTGAAAGACCCGAGCATCCCGATCGGCACCAACTTGCCGCTCTACGATGAACCGGCGCAGCGCTACTGCCCGGCCGGCGTGTATGAAGTGATCACCAAGGAAGACGGCGAGAAGCGCTTCCAGATCAACGCCCAGAACTGCGTGCACTGCAAGACCTGTGACATCAAGGACCCTTCGCAGAACATCACCTGGGTCACACCGGAAGGCGCGGGCGGGCCGACTTACCCGAACATGTAAGTCACTGGCTTGAACAAAAGGCTCCCGAATGGGGGCCTTTTTATTGCCCGATGATCAGGCCGCCCGCTCCTCGCCGGGGCTGCGCTCGAAGTAGCGCTTGTATTCCCGGCTGAACTGCGACGTACTCTGATACCCCACGCTATGCGCCGCCTGTGCCACGCCCATGCCTTCCACCAACAGCAACTGCTGCGCCTTGAGCAACCGCAGGCGCTTGAGGTACTGCACCGGCGACAACAGCGTGCAACGCTTGAAGTGCTCATGAAAAGTCGACGCACTCATGTGCGCATAACCCGCCAGCGTCTCGATATTCAGCGGCTCGGCGTAATGCGCATGCAGGTGGTTCAACGAGGTCGCCACCCGGGAAAACTGCCCCTGCTGCTCCACCAGCGCCCGCAGCACATCGGCCTGTGGCCCGCGCAACGCCGTGAACAATAATTCCCGCACCCGCGCCGGGCCCATGATCCGGCTCTCCAGCGGATCGTGCAGGCACTGCAGCAGCCGTTCGACACAGCCACGCATGGCGTCATCCAGCACCACCGAGCTCATGGACTCCAACGTCTGCGCCGCCGGCGGTGGCCCGCTCTGGATGCCCATCGCCATCACCAACTCACCCAGCACCACCCGGTCAATGCCGACCGTCACGCCTAAAAGCGGCGCATTGGGCATGGCAAAGGTCTCGCATTCGAACGGCACCGGCATTGCCTGAATCAGGTAATGCCCGGCGCCATATTCCAGGGTACGCGGGCCCAGGTAGGCGACCTTGCTGCCCTGGGCGACGATCATCAGGCTCGGCTCGTAAATCTGCGGGCCCCGCGCCACGTCGCAACTGGCGCGCAATACCTGCACGCCGGCCAGGTTCGTGGGCGAGAAACCATCGCGGGGCGTCAACGGTTCGATCAGGGCAACCAACGCGGCATTGGCGTCGACATGGCGGGTCAACAACATGGCAAAAACTTCGCGAAAAAGGGGATGTGACCATCATCGCAGGTCTGGCGCCACAGTGATCCAATCCAGGGGCACTCCCGGACGAATAGGCATGAGACTCGGAGCAATCGCCATGGCCGCCCCCAGGCACGGCGCGGAGAATGCGCCACCTCACCTGTCACTGCTCCTGCGAGGTTTCTCCATGTACACCGCTATCGGTTACGCCGCTCAATCGGCCACCACTCCCCTCGCCCCCATGTCCTTCGAACGCCGCAGCCCGCGCGCCGATGACGTGGCGATCGAAATCCTCTACTGCGGCGTCTGCCACTCCGACATCCACCAGGCCCGCAACGAATGGGGCATCGCCGTGTACCCGCTGATGCCGGGCCACGAGATCGTCGGCAAAGTCACTGCCGTCGGCGCCAATGTCACCGCGCATAAAATCGGCGACCTGGTCGGCGTTGGCTGCATGGTCGACTCGTGCCGTCATTGCGACGCCTGCCACGCGGACCTCGAGCAATACTGCCTCGAAGGCCCGACCATGACCTACGCCACCCCGGACCGGATCGACGGTAGCAACACCATGGGCGGCTACTCCGACAGCATCGTGGTCAGCGAGCACTTCGTGGTGAAGATCCCGGCCACGCTCGACCTGGCCAGCGCCGCGCCGATCCTCTGTGCCGGCATCACCACCTACTCGCCGCTCAAGCACTACGGCGTGAAGGCTGGCGACAAGGTTGGGGTGCTGGGCATGGGCGGCTTGGGCCACATGGGCATCAAGTTTGCCAAGGCCATGGGCGCGGAAGTGACGCTGTTCACCCGCTCCGCCAGCAAGGCTGAAGAAGGCCGTCGCCAGGGCGCCGATCACGTGATCGTGTCCACCGATGCTGAACAGATGAAAGCCGCTGCCGGCCACTTCGATTTCCTGCTGGACACCATTCCGGTGCAGCACGATTTGAACCCCTACCTCGACGTGCTGCGCTTTGATGGCGTGCACATCCTCGTGGGCTTGATCGAGCCGGTCGACCCGCCCGTGAATGCCGCCAAGCTGGTGCTGGGCCGCAAGGTGCTGGCCGGTTCGCTGATCGGTGGCATTGCCGAAACCCAGGAAGTCCTGGATTTCTGCGCCGAGCACGGCATCACCTGCGACATCGAAATGCTCGACATCCGCCAGATCAACGAAGCCTACACCCGCATGATTGCCGGTGACGTGAAGTACCGCTTCGTGATCGACATGGCAACCCTGAAGGCCTGATCAGGCCTTCGCGCCCAACTCCGCTGACAGCCGTGCTGCGACCTGTTTGATCACAGGGATCAGCTCGGCCATTTTTTCCAGCGGCATGTAGGGCACGGTACTGGCGATGCTGATGCCGGCGACGATTCGCCGGCTGGCATCGCGCACCGGTGCCGCGACACAACGGATCGACGGTTCGTTGTCTTCCAGATCGAACGCATAACCGCCCGCCACGTACTCCTGCATGCGCTGTTCGAACTGCGCCCAGGACTGCTCGGGGTGCTGCGGCCACTGCAGGTTTTTCCCGCCCGCCGGCAGGCTGACCTCATACAGGCGCTGCCACTCTTGCACGCTGTCATCCAGCAGCAACGCCTTGCCGATCCCGGTGCGCGCCAACGGCATGCGATGGCCCACACGCGAGCGCATTTCCGGGCCGTTGCGACCAGGATTTTTGTGCAGGTACAGCACGTCGTCGTATTCGCGAATGGCCAGGTGGATGGTGTCGCCGGTCAACGCCGACAACTCATCCAGATACGGCACCGCCAGGCTCACCAGCGGCAATTCTTCCCGTGCCTGGAAACCCAGCTCGATCAGTTTGGGGCCCAGCAGGTAGCCGACTTGCGGCACCACGCGCAGGTAGCGCTCTTCCACCAGGCAACTGGCCAGGCGGTGGGTGGTGCTGCGGGTGGTGCCGATGCGCCTGGCGATTTCCTTGAGATCCCGCGCGCCGGCTGCCACGGCCTGCACCACGCCCAGGCCACGCAGCAGGGTCTGGGTGCCGGTGGGCGCGGCGTCTTTGACGGGAGTGTGGGCGTTTTCCTGCATATCGGGCCTATTGGGAAGTACGAAAACGGCGCCATTATGGGCGGTCACGGTAACTGTGGCGAGTGGACTTCTGTGGTGAGGGGGCTTCTGTGGTGAGGGGGCTTGCCCCCCGTTGGGCTGCGTAGCAGCCCCAAGAGAGTCACCCCATTTTTCCAGACAGATCAGAGTTGCATGGCTTTGGGGCCGCTTCGCAGCCCAACGGGGGACAAGCCCCCTCGCCACAAAAAGCCCGCTCACCACAAAGTACCCGTTGCCCCTTAGCGCTGTTTCATGCGGTCGATAATGACCGCCAACAACAGGATCGACCCACGAATCACGTACTGGTAGAAGGTGTCGATGTTCTTCAGGTTCATCGCGTTCTCGATGATCGCCAGAATCAGCACCCCGGCAATCACATGCCGGATCATCCCGATCCCGCCGCTCAACGACACCCCGCCCAGCACGCACGCCGAGATCACCGTCAGCTCGAACCCCTGGCCAATCATCGGTTGCCCCGAGGTCATGCGCGACGCCAGGATCACCCCGGCCAACGCCCCGATCACCCCGTGTACGGCAAAGATGATGATCTTGGTCCGGTCAACATTCACCCCGGCCAACAGCGCCGCTTCCTGGTTGCCCCCGATGGCCATGGTGTTGCGCCCGTAGGTGGTGTAGTTCAGCAGCCAGCCAAAAAACACAAAGCACAACACGGTGATGATGATCGGTACCGGCACGCCAAACAGCTGGCCGTTGCCGAAGACGAAGAAACCTTCGTCCATCACGCCCACCGCCTTGCCGTTGGAAAAGATATACGCCAGCCCGCGCACGATCTGCATCGTCGCCAGCGTCGCAATCAACGCGTTGATCCGCAGCTTGGCGATCACGATGCCATTGATCAGCCCCACCACCAGGCCCATGGCCAACGCCGCCGACACGCCGAAGAACACGCTGTCGGTGTCGCGAATCACGATCCCCGCCACCACGCCCGAACAGGCGATCACCGAACCTACCGACAAGTCGAAGTGCCCCGACGCCAGGCAGAACAGCATGGTGCAGGCTGCAATCCCGACCGTTGAAATCGCCAACCCGAGGCCGCGCATGTTCAGCGGTGAAAGGAAGTTGTCGATGAAAATGGCACTGAGCACAAAGATGCTCAAGGCCGCCAGCAGCATGACCCAATCATCGAGAAACTTGCGCTGGTTGAAACCCGGCCAGAAGCTTCTCGCGGTTTTTACCTGTGACATACCCTACCCCTCGTATTCTTCAATCCCGCGTACGCGGAAGAGCCAGTTGCAGCAGCCGTGCTTCGTCCGCTTGATCGCGGGTCAATTCGCCGGTCAGGGCGCCTTCGCTCATCACCAGGATGCGGTCGGAGATGCCCATCACTTCCATCAGGTCGCTGGACACCACGATCACCGCAATGCCGCTGGCCGCCAGGTTGTGGATGATCTGGTAGATCTCCGACTTGGCACCGATATCGATGCCGCGGGTCGGCTCGTCCAGCAGCAAGACTTTCATCGGCATCGACAACCAACGACCCAGAATCGCCTTCTGCTGATTGCCGCCCGACAGGAACAGAATCGGTTGGTCGGCCGACGGTGTGCGCACGTTCAGCGCGCTGATTTGCCGCTGGGCGTTGCTGCGTTCCCAGCCGCCCTGGATCAGCCAACCGAAGCGCGCATGGTCGCGGCGCGCACTGATGTTGATGTTCTCCGCGACACTGGCGCGGGGCACGATGCCTTCCTTCTTGCGGTCCTCGGGGCACAGCAGCACACCGGCCGCAATCGCATCCCGCGGGGTCTTGAACGTCTGCGCCTCACCGTGCAACACCAGCGCACCCTGGGTGCTGCGCGACAGCCCGGCCAGCAGGCGCAACAGCTCCGTGCGCCCTGCCCCGACCAAACCGAACAGCCCGAGAATCTCGCCTTTGTTCACCTGCAAACTCACCGGTTCCTGCAACCCCGGCCCAAGCAAACCTTCTACCCGCAACGCTTCACCGGAGTGTTCGCGCGGCCGGTAGTTATAGATGTCCTGGATGTCGCGCCCGACCATGCAGTTAACCAACTGGTCGACGTTCAACTGCGCCATGTCTTCAAACGTGCGCACGAAGCGCCCGTCCTTGAACACCGTCACCGCATCGCAAATCCGGAACACTTCTTCCATGCGGTGCGACACGTAGAGGATCACCCGGCCTTCATCCCGCAGCCGGGCGATGATCACCATCAGCCGCTCGATCTCACGGGCCGAGAGGCTGCTGGTGGGTTCGTCGAAGGCAATCACATGGGCGTTGCGCGACATGGCCTTGGCGATTTCCACCAGTTGCCGCTGGCCGAGGGACAGGCTGCCCAGGCGCATGTTCGGATCGATTTCATCCGCCAGGCCCTTGAGCAGTTCCCGTGCCTTGCGCACCATCGCGCCGCGATTGACCACGCCGAAGCGCGACGGCATATGGCCCAGCAGCAGGTTCTCGGCGACGGTCATTTCCGGCACCAGTTGCAGCTCCTGGTGAATCACCGCGATGCCGCTGGCGATGCTGTCGGCCGCCGACTTGAAACTGACGCTGCGTTCGCCCAACTGCAGACTGCCGCTGTTGGGCGGATAAAAACCGCCGAGGATTTTCAGCAAGGTCGACTTGCCCGCGCCGTTCTCGCCCATCAGCGCATGCACCGAATGGGGCCGCGCTTCAAAGCTGATCTGCGCCAGGGCTTTCACCCCGGGAAACTCCTTGCCGATGCCGTTGAAACGCAGGCTCTCTGCGGCGGCGCTGTTCATTTCCACAGACCGATCTTGCTCAACTCTTCCTTGAAGTTGGCTCGGGTGATCAGGGTCACGTTATCCAGCGCGGTGAACTTGGCTGGCTCCGTGCCTTTGGTGACCCACTCGAACATCGAGGTAGCGGTTTTATAACCGGAGGCATCCGGGCTGAGCAGCATCGAGCCGTAGAAACCGGTGTCGGATTTTTTCAGTTCTTCGATAGCGTCAGTGCCGTTGATGCCCACGCCAATCACATTCGGCGCCTTGAAGCCGGCGCTTTCGGTGGCGCGCACGCCGCCCAGCACGGTGCTGTCGTTCATGCCGCCGATCAGCAGGTTTTTCGCGCCGCTGGGCAGTTTCACCAGGGCAGAGTTGGTGGAGTCCATGGCGCCCGGCACGTCGAGGGTTTTCTGTGCAGTGAACAGGATATGGTCGACCGGCAGGCCGGCGGCCTTGAGGCCTTCTACCGAACCGTCGGTGCGTTTCTTGCCGGTTTCCAGCTCGTCGAAGGTGTTGAT
Proteins encoded:
- a CDS encoding aminotransferase-like domain-containing protein; the encoded protein is MTNLLLYQRIAQQLAEDIRRGVYQPGERVPSVRKMSSQLNVSHATVLQAYANLEDQGLIRARPQSGYYVHQTPALTAPTPDIARVERPGLVTRSSIIQQVLVESRREGVFPLGAAVPSVDYLPVRALHQQLAKVTRFQSPRAFSYMFSPGFEPLRRQVAIRMRDAGVVVDPSEVVITHGCVDALQMSLRVLTRPGDLIAAESPTYYGLLQLADLLGLKVIEIPSDPATGMSLEALQLAANQWSIKALVLTTRLSNPLGGTMPEERQKQLLRLASDFDIQVVEDDIYGELMFELGRTKALKAYDRLDRVIYCSSFSKTLSPGIRIGWMIAGKYQQEIQRLQMFSTHSACSVTQMGTAAYLENGGYDRHLRYIRQEYRKNLSAFQLAVQQYFPEGTQMTRPTGGFILWVSLPGRVNTQELHVRALQQGISIAPGLIFSNTEQFNHCIRLNCGTPWNREAERALMTLGMLASQLCQETAAGF
- a CDS encoding OmpA family protein, with product MSPLIRGLSCVLLLGSALGGCATHPDSNVALQQASSDFQKVKEDSNVLRIAPKDVIRAGESLARAERFSSFWGSGADVAHYAYLSQRYSAIAREHTEQALNQERGVKLELERQRLQLALREAKLSSVQQQGKWLEAQIASLTTVQTDRGLVMTLGDVLFDTGEAELQNSANRTVLKVVQFLQLNPKRRVRIEGYTDNTGGQPENLKLSRDRAQAVADVLNDLGIDEKRIQVEGYGDQYPVEANASERGRAQNRRVEIVFSDEKGQLGAAR
- a CDS encoding DUF4398 domain-containing protein → MTIRPLFAALAVVALAGCAADPAPNEQIRLTQQALEQANAVGAVADDSPELKLAEDKFSQAQADMADQSYKDARMQAEEAELDARLAEARVLTRKSQEQLNVLNTRITRLRKQLQLGDAQ
- a CDS encoding substrate-binding periplasmic protein, with the protein product MELRPWTVLLALSLLPTVSLAAGKCDRLVITGSPDAPPYLWRDPQDPTHLIGATADVLQQVAKDLGVKIDLLYGGKRSLALEEVRSGRMDILADAPLTLDALDALDYIHPALVQTDYLVWTRKDSALAYHQASDLQGHKGAVSERARLSRDFETFAGEQLTLQRLPSLTPAFQKLLLGEVDYVLAGRYSGMAMAQTLGMSNDLVAREIPIDQPGLYLAISHNSACNDPWLRGQLAKKMTELPASGLAETALQSNLARWKAQLQQPVGTPTK
- a CDS encoding electron transfer flavoprotein subunit alpha/FixB family protein, with protein sequence MTILVIAEHDNKVVAPATLNTVAAAAKIGGDVHVLVAGQNVGAVAEAAAKIAGVSKVLVADNAAYAHQLPENVAPLVAELGAGYSHILAAATSNGKNILPRVAAQLDVDQISEIVSVESADTFKRPIYAGNAIATVQSTASVKVITVRATGFDPVAAEGGSAAVEAVAAAHDAGTSSFVGEELAKSDRPELTAAKIVVSGGRGMQNGDNFKHLYALADKLGAAVGASRAAVDAGFVPNDMQVGQTGKIVAPQLYIAVGISGAIQHLAGMKDSKVIVAINKDEEAPIFQVADYGLVADLFEAVPELEKLV
- a CDS encoding electron transfer flavoprotein subunit beta/FixA family protein; protein product: MKVLVAVKRVVDYNVKVRVKADNSGVDLANVKMSMNPFCEIAVEEAVRLKEKGVATEIVVVSIGPTTAQEQLRTALALGADRAILVESAEELTSLAVAKLLKAVVDKEQPSLVILGKQAIDSDNNQTGQMLAALTGYGQGTFASKVEVSGDKVAVTREIDGGAQTVSLKLPAIVTTDLRLNEPRYASLPNIMKAKKKPLEVLTPDALGVSTASTNKTVKVEAPAARSAGIKVKSVAELVEKLKNEAKVI